A part of Salvelinus alpinus chromosome 5, SLU_Salpinus.1, whole genome shotgun sequence genomic DNA contains:
- the LOC139576027 gene encoding eukaryotic translation initiation factor 4 gamma 2-like isoform X2: MLGNIKFIGELGKLDLIHESILHKCIKTLLEKKKRVQLKDMGEDLECLCQIMRTVGPRLDHEKARSLMDQYFGRMKSLMNNKDLPARIRFLVQDSVELRENNWVARKAFIDNGPKTINQIRQEAVKDLGVFIPPMAQGMRTDFFLEGPFMPRMKLDRETLGGLADMFGQMPGSGIGTGPGVIQDRYSPTMGRHRTNPLFNGHSGHTAPATQSQFEMGGKPFIKTNQGQNQIFQNQQQQAQSKDMAPRFIKKGSLNADEISLRPAQSFLLNTNQVPKLQPQIPTMIPPSAQPPHTQTPPLGQPPLLGLKTNPPPIQEKPPKTTKKPPPAKEELLKMTETIVTDYLNSKNIDEAVNCVREMKAPKHFLPEMLSKIVICSLDCPDEDKEHASTLIHTLRTEGLVTGESFMRAFLSVLDQCPKIEVDVPLVKSYLAQFAARAIIADLVSMDELAHPLENGTHFPLFLLCLQQTAKLKDREWLTDLFQQSKVNMQKMLPEIDQNKDRMLEILEGKGLSFLFPLMKLEKELLKQIKADPSPQSIYKWIKDNISPKLHTDKGFVNILMTSFLQYIAQEINASEEEDQLSAPTKEQLDQEKQLLLAFKPVMQKFLHDHQDLQVSALYALQVHCNAKAFPKGMLLRYFVHFYDMEIIEEEAFLAWKEDITQEFPGKGKALFQVNQWLTWLETAEEEESEEEAD, translated from the exons ATGCTGGGCAATATCAAATTCATTGGGGAACTGGGCAAACTTGATCTTATCCATGAATCTATCCTTCATAAGTGCATCAAAACA cttttggAAAAGAAGAAGAGAGTCCAACTTAAGGATATGGGGGAAGATTTGGAGTGCCTCTGTCAGATAATGAGAACAGTGGGGCCTAGACTCGATCATGAAAAGGCTAGG TCTTTAATGGATCAGTACTTTGGCCGTATGAAATCCTTAATGAACAACAAGGACTTGCCGGCAAGGATTCGTTTCCTGGTGCAGGATTCAGTGGAGTTGCGAGAGAACAATTGGGTGGCTCGCAAAGCTTTTATCGATAATGGACCGAAGACGATTAACCAGATTCGTCAGGAAGCAGTAAAA GATTTGGGTGTTTTTATTCCACCAATGGCCCAGGGAATGAGGACTGACTTCTTTTTGGAGGGGCCCTTCATGCCTAGGATGAAACTTGACAGGGAAACTCTTGGAGGGTTGGCGGATATGTTTGGACAGATGCCAG GGAGTGGGATCGGCACAGGTCCTGGAGTGATTCAGGACCGGTATTCGCCCACCATGGGCCGTCACCGCACCAACCCACTCTTCAACGGCCACAGTGGGCACACAGCCCCTGCTACCCAGTCTCAGTTCGAGATGGGAGGCAAGCCCTTCATCAAAACTAACCAG GGGCAGAATCAAATTTTCCAGAACCAGCAACAGCAGGCTCAGTCTAAGGACATGGCACCGCGTTTCATCAAGAAAGGATCGCTCAACGCTGATGAG ATCAGTCTAAGGCCGGCACAGTCATTCCTTCTCAACACAAACCAAGTGCCAAAGTTGCAGCCACAGATACCAACAATGATTCCTCCAAGTGCTCAACctccacacactcaaacaccaCCACTGGGACAG CCTCCTCTGCTTGGTCTGAAAACCAACCCTCCTCCAATTCAGGAAAAACCTCCAAAGACCACCAAGAAACCGCCTCCTGCAAAGGAAGAGTTGCTTAAGATGACC GAGACCATAGTGACCGATTACCTGAACAGCAAAAACATTGATGAAGCTGTGAACTGTGTAAGAGAGATGAAGGCTCCCAAACACTTCCTGCCTGAGATGTTGAGCAAGATCGTGATCTGTTCTCTTGACTGCCCAGATGAAGACAAGGAGCATGCCAGCACCTTGATCCACACACTCCGCACAGAGGGCCTTGTTACTGGGGAGAGCTTCATGCGG GCTTTCCTCAGTGTTCTGGACCAGTGTCCCAAGATCGAAGTGGACGTTCCTCTGGTGAAGTCCTACCTGGCCCAGTTTGCGGCTCGAGCCATCATCGCAGACCTGGTGAGCATGGATGAGCTGGCCCACCCTCTGGAGAATGGCACCCACTTTCCCCTCTTCCTGCTTTGTCTGCAACAGACTGCCAAGCTGAAGGATCGAGAGTGGCTCACTGATCTATTCCAGCAAAGCAAGGTCAACATGCAGAAGATGCTGCCTG AAATCGACCAAAACAAAGATCGCATGCTAGAGATCTTGGAGGGCAAAGGCCTGAGCTTCTTATTCCCACTCATGAAGCTGGAAAAGGAACTGCTGAAGCAGATCAAAGCAGACCCCTCTCCCCAGTCCATCTACAAGTGGATCAAGGACAACATCTCCCCTAAGCTCCACACTGACAAGGGCTTCGTCAACATCCTCATGACCAG TTTCTTGCAGTACATTGCCCAAGAGATAAATGCCAGTGAGGAAGAAGACCAGTTATCAGCCCCCACTAAAGAACAGCTGGACCAGGAGAAGCAGCTGCTGCTGGCCTTCAAGCCAGTGATGCAGAAGTTCCTGCATGATCACCAGGACCTGCAAGTCAGTGCCCTCTATGCACTGCAGGTCCACTGCAACGCTAAAGCTTTCCCTAAAG GCATGTTACTGCGCTATTTTGTCCACTTCTACGATATGGAAATCATTGAAGAAGAAGCCTTCCTTGCATGGAAAGAAGACATAACTCAAGAGTTTCCTGGAAAGGGAAAAGCATTATTCCAG GTGAACCAGTGGCTGACCTGGCTGGAGACCGCTGAGGAAGAGGAGTCTGAGGAGGAAGCTGACTGA
- the LOC139576027 gene encoding eukaryotic translation initiation factor 4 gamma 2-like isoform X1, which translates to MLGNIKFIGELGKLDLIHESILHKCIKTLLEKKKRVQLKDMGEDLECLCQIMRTVGPRLDHEKARSLMDQYFGRMKSLMNNKDLPARIRFLVQDSVELRENNWVARKAFIDNGPKTINQIRQEAVKDLGVFIPPMAQGMRTDFFLEGPFMPRMKLDRETLGGLADMFGQMPGSGIGTGPGVIQDRYSPTMGRHRTNPLFNGHSGHTAPATQSQFEMGGKPFIKTNQGQNQIFQNQQQQAQSKDMAPRFIKKGSLNADEVQHLISLRPAQSFLLNTNQVPKLQPQIPTMIPPSAQPPHTQTPPLGQPPLLGLKTNPPPIQEKPPKTTKKPPPAKEELLKMTETIVTDYLNSKNIDEAVNCVREMKAPKHFLPEMLSKIVICSLDCPDEDKEHASTLIHTLRTEGLVTGESFMRAFLSVLDQCPKIEVDVPLVKSYLAQFAARAIIADLVSMDELAHPLENGTHFPLFLLCLQQTAKLKDREWLTDLFQQSKVNMQKMLPEIDQNKDRMLEILEGKGLSFLFPLMKLEKELLKQIKADPSPQSIYKWIKDNISPKLHTDKGFVNILMTSFLQYIAQEINASEEEDQLSAPTKEQLDQEKQLLLAFKPVMQKFLHDHQDLQVSALYALQVHCNAKAFPKGMLLRYFVHFYDMEIIEEEAFLAWKEDITQEFPGKGKALFQVNQWLTWLETAEEEESEEEAD; encoded by the exons ATGCTGGGCAATATCAAATTCATTGGGGAACTGGGCAAACTTGATCTTATCCATGAATCTATCCTTCATAAGTGCATCAAAACA cttttggAAAAGAAGAAGAGAGTCCAACTTAAGGATATGGGGGAAGATTTGGAGTGCCTCTGTCAGATAATGAGAACAGTGGGGCCTAGACTCGATCATGAAAAGGCTAGG TCTTTAATGGATCAGTACTTTGGCCGTATGAAATCCTTAATGAACAACAAGGACTTGCCGGCAAGGATTCGTTTCCTGGTGCAGGATTCAGTGGAGTTGCGAGAGAACAATTGGGTGGCTCGCAAAGCTTTTATCGATAATGGACCGAAGACGATTAACCAGATTCGTCAGGAAGCAGTAAAA GATTTGGGTGTTTTTATTCCACCAATGGCCCAGGGAATGAGGACTGACTTCTTTTTGGAGGGGCCCTTCATGCCTAGGATGAAACTTGACAGGGAAACTCTTGGAGGGTTGGCGGATATGTTTGGACAGATGCCAG GGAGTGGGATCGGCACAGGTCCTGGAGTGATTCAGGACCGGTATTCGCCCACCATGGGCCGTCACCGCACCAACCCACTCTTCAACGGCCACAGTGGGCACACAGCCCCTGCTACCCAGTCTCAGTTCGAGATGGGAGGCAAGCCCTTCATCAAAACTAACCAG GGGCAGAATCAAATTTTCCAGAACCAGCAACAGCAGGCTCAGTCTAAGGACATGGCACCGCGTTTCATCAAGAAAGGATCGCTCAACGCTGATGAGGTACAACACCTG ATCAGTCTAAGGCCGGCACAGTCATTCCTTCTCAACACAAACCAAGTGCCAAAGTTGCAGCCACAGATACCAACAATGATTCCTCCAAGTGCTCAACctccacacactcaaacaccaCCACTGGGACAG CCTCCTCTGCTTGGTCTGAAAACCAACCCTCCTCCAATTCAGGAAAAACCTCCAAAGACCACCAAGAAACCGCCTCCTGCAAAGGAAGAGTTGCTTAAGATGACC GAGACCATAGTGACCGATTACCTGAACAGCAAAAACATTGATGAAGCTGTGAACTGTGTAAGAGAGATGAAGGCTCCCAAACACTTCCTGCCTGAGATGTTGAGCAAGATCGTGATCTGTTCTCTTGACTGCCCAGATGAAGACAAGGAGCATGCCAGCACCTTGATCCACACACTCCGCACAGAGGGCCTTGTTACTGGGGAGAGCTTCATGCGG GCTTTCCTCAGTGTTCTGGACCAGTGTCCCAAGATCGAAGTGGACGTTCCTCTGGTGAAGTCCTACCTGGCCCAGTTTGCGGCTCGAGCCATCATCGCAGACCTGGTGAGCATGGATGAGCTGGCCCACCCTCTGGAGAATGGCACCCACTTTCCCCTCTTCCTGCTTTGTCTGCAACAGACTGCCAAGCTGAAGGATCGAGAGTGGCTCACTGATCTATTCCAGCAAAGCAAGGTCAACATGCAGAAGATGCTGCCTG AAATCGACCAAAACAAAGATCGCATGCTAGAGATCTTGGAGGGCAAAGGCCTGAGCTTCTTATTCCCACTCATGAAGCTGGAAAAGGAACTGCTGAAGCAGATCAAAGCAGACCCCTCTCCCCAGTCCATCTACAAGTGGATCAAGGACAACATCTCCCCTAAGCTCCACACTGACAAGGGCTTCGTCAACATCCTCATGACCAG TTTCTTGCAGTACATTGCCCAAGAGATAAATGCCAGTGAGGAAGAAGACCAGTTATCAGCCCCCACTAAAGAACAGCTGGACCAGGAGAAGCAGCTGCTGCTGGCCTTCAAGCCAGTGATGCAGAAGTTCCTGCATGATCACCAGGACCTGCAAGTCAGTGCCCTCTATGCACTGCAGGTCCACTGCAACGCTAAAGCTTTCCCTAAAG GCATGTTACTGCGCTATTTTGTCCACTTCTACGATATGGAAATCATTGAAGAAGAAGCCTTCCTTGCATGGAAAGAAGACATAACTCAAGAGTTTCCTGGAAAGGGAAAAGCATTATTCCAG GTGAACCAGTGGCTGACCTGGCTGGAGACCGCTGAGGAAGAGGAGTCTGAGGAGGAAGCTGACTGA